The following proteins are encoded in a genomic region of Spirosoma sp. SC4-14:
- a CDS encoding RHS repeat-associated core domain-containing protein, with protein MEYLNSSLFSISHPEGRLAQGTTYEYFLTDHLGNIRAVLSPSSSGTANVTQWTEYDPWGMELAALSSGSSTNRDRFNGKENLAEIGNGMLDFGARFYDATIGRWGLIDPLAEKATHWSPYRLGFDNPVSVTDPTGMFEYSNGYTTQDSKDITGAMEFNGVFQNGGGDGPGKGQANVQQPQPGRLAQTAQERQQQSQAQYEQLIKRGDAIEADHTIESTFITGAIFKPITSIFGRFLGAMLGRYNSGFTPIEKAIIQEAKQIMSNEKLLQSSFKAGVGTELNIAGRTIIVEPSAPLSGMTLFEEKAFVIGKEAFSSKTELTKTILHELYRLHTSTIKFSGASQAVVSQETSAAANFADRAISVFK; from the coding sequence GTGGAGTACCTCAACAGCAGCCTATTTTCCATCTCTCACCCCGAAGGACGACTCGCTCAGGGTACCACCTACGAGTACTTCCTGACCGATCATCTGGGTAACATCAGGGCCGTGCTCAGCCCCTCCAGTAGCGGCACAGCCAACGTCACCCAATGGACCGAGTATGACCCCTGGGGCATGGAACTAGCCGCCCTCAGCAGTGGCAGCAGCACCAACCGGGACCGCTTCAACGGCAAGGAGAATCTGGCCGAGATCGGCAACGGTATGCTCGACTTCGGCGCCCGCTTCTACGATGCCACCATTGGCCGATGGGGACTCATCGACCCACTGGCCGAAAAAGCCACTCACTGGTCACCCTACCGATTGGGCTTCGACAACCCCGTCAGTGTCACCGACCCAACGGGTATGTTCGAGTACAGTAATGGCTACACCACTCAGGACAGCAAGGACATCACCGGGGCCATGGAGTTCAACGGGGTATTCCAGAATGGTGGAGGTGACGGACCGGGGAAAGGACAGGCAAATGTTCAACAGCCTCAACCCGGTCGTTTAGCACAAACCGCGCAGGAGCGTCAACAGCAAAGCCAAGCGCAGTATGAACAACTGATCAAACGAGGAGATGCAATTGAAGCCGACCACACCATCGAGTCGACTTTTATAACAGGTGCTATATTTAAGCCTATTACAAGTATATTTGGGCGGTTTCTGGGTGCAATGTTAGGCAGATACAATAGTGGATTTACCCCTATAGAGAAAGCTATCATTCAAGAAGCCAAGCAAATCATGAGTAATGAAAAATTATTACAATCTTCTTTCAAAGCTGGAGTAGGAACAGAGTTAAATATTGCTGGAAGAACCATTATTGTTGAACCAAGTGCCCCCTTATCGGGCATGACTCTTTTTGAAGAAAAAGCATTTGTTATAGGTAAAGAAGCTTTCTCTTCAAAAACAGAGCTTACAAAAACTATCCTGCATGAGCTTTATAGACTTCATACGAGTACAATTAAGTTTTCAGGTGCCTCTCAAGCAGTTGTTTCTCAAGAAACATCTGCAGCAGCCAATTTTGCAGATCGTGCTATATCTGTTTTTAAATAG
- a CDS encoding RHS repeat-associated core domain-containing protein, which produces MGVNCDATGQPLLTASRNDAFAFGLSYETAGRYDGSIGQQRWLTSRQPTQYRQFVYNYDASQRLTGAAYTGATGEDFSLASVAYDKNGNITALTRTNVDQLTYSYGALSNQLLAVTDVNSSTLGFVDNNTSGNDYSYNADGSLNKDLNRKITAIAYNVLKLPKQVSFSSGTTVSYQYDATGKKLKMSLSGGDSRDYVGPVEYLNSSLFAIKHPEGRLAQGNSYEYFLTDHLGNIRAVVANSGVTQWTEYDPWGMELAALSSGSSTNRDKFNGKENLAEIGNGMLDFGARLYDATIGRWGLIDPLAEKATHWSPYRFGFDNPVSVTDPTGMFEYSNGYTTQDSKDITGAMEFNGVFQNGGGDGPGPGKGQASTRQEKQAQTSGGLTTSNTPGTGMRKNASGQLESYKVEGPNGVFVDPFLVTIDVVYGSNFSGVNTDPDQHVIGGSPIGLSLGGSSTLGTKLLPNAFSRFWRFEYHFRKHAGEWGAISKEAFYKRALSLLDGPTGGNIQGFTNTAGYTFRINMRTGEFGVMRPNSVVETFYRRLNEPAKYWAEQVAKWNK; this is translated from the coding sequence TTGGGCGTTAACTGCGATGCGACGGGGCAGCCCCTACTGACAGCCAGCCGCAACGACGCCTTTGCCTTTGGGCTGAGCTACGAGACGGCTGGCCGCTACGATGGCTCCATTGGCCAGCAGCGATGGCTCACCAGCCGACAGCCCACTCAGTATCGGCAGTTCGTCTACAACTACGATGCCAGCCAGCGGCTCACCGGGGCCGCCTACACCGGGGCCACCGGCGAAGACTTTTCCCTGGCCAGCGTCGCCTACGATAAGAATGGCAACATCACTGCCCTGACCCGCACCAACGTCGATCAGCTCACCTACAGCTATGGCGCGTTGAGTAACCAACTGCTCGCCGTGACCGATGTCAACAGCAGTACGCTGGGTTTTGTGGACAACAACACCTCGGGCAACGACTACAGCTACAATGCCGATGGCAGTCTCAACAAGGATCTCAACCGCAAGATCACCGCCATCGCCTATAATGTGCTTAAGCTACCCAAACAAGTCAGTTTCAGCAGTGGTACCACCGTCAGCTACCAGTACGACGCCACGGGCAAAAAGCTCAAGATGAGCCTCAGCGGTGGCGACAGCCGCGACTATGTGGGACCCGTCGAATACCTCAACAGCAGCCTGTTTGCCATCAAACACCCCGAAGGACGACTCGCTCAGGGCAACTCCTACGAGTACTTTCTGACCGATCATCTGGGCAACATCCGGGCTGTGGTTGCCAACAGCGGGGTTACTCAATGGACCGAGTATGACCCCTGGGGCATGGAACTAGCCGCCCTCAGCAGTGGCAGCAGCACCAACCGCGACAAGTTCAACGGCAAGGAGAATCTGGCCGAGATCGGCAACGGTATGCTCGACTTTGGGGCACGGCTCTACGATGCCACCATTGGCCGATGGGGACTCATCGACCCACTGGCCGAAAAAGCCACTCACTGGTCACCCTACCGCTTTGGCTTCGACAACCCCGTCAGTGTCACCGACCCAACGGGTATGTTCGAGTACAGTAATGGCTACACCACTCAGGACAGCAAGGACATCACCGGAGCCATGGAGTTCAACGGGGTATTCCAGAATGGTGGAGGGGATGGACCGGGGCCGGGGAAAGGGCAGGCTAGTACTCGTCAAGAGAAGCAAGCCCAAACTTCGGGCGGACTGACAACATCGAATACACCCGGAACGGGTATGCGTAAGAATGCCAGTGGGCAATTAGAGTCTTACAAGGTAGAGGGCCCTAACGGCGTTTTTGTCGATCCGTTCTTAGTGACAATTGATGTCGTGTATGGAAGCAACTTTTCAGGTGTCAATACCGATCCCGATCAGCATGTTATTGGCGGATCGCCAATTGGGTTATCTTTGGGTGGGAGTAGTACTCTAGGTACTAAGCTGTTACCAAATGCATTCAGCAGATTTTGGCGATTTGAATATCACTTCAGGAAGCATGCTGGTGAATGGGGAGCAATTTCTAAGGAAGCTTTTTATAAAAGAGCATTGTCATTATTAGATGGCCCTACAGGTGGAAATATACAAGGCTTTACTAATACTGCAGGTTATACTTTTAGAATAAATATGAGGACTGGGGAATTTGGCGTTATGAGACCTAACAGTGTAGTAGAAACCTTTTATAGAAGACTCAATGAACCAGCTAAATATTGGGCCGAGCAAGTCGCAAAATGGAATAAATGA
- a CDS encoding serine hydrolase domain-containing protein gives MNRIALLLLTLLSARAFAQTAATKSIDASSQQKTYQPPVFTDADRLARIAAVFPALDKLYQDYAAKNHYPGLTYGIVVDGKLVHSGGIGYTDVARKTLATPKSVFRIASMTKSITALAILKLRDEGKLRLDDPVAKYIPEASKLMYLTADAPAITVRNLMAHSAGFPEDNPWGDRQLADTDADLLALLKGGVSFSNVPNVAYEYSNLGFAMLGRIITNVSGKPYQHYITEAILKPLGMTHTEWEYTRVPADQLAHGYRWLNEQWVEEPLLHDGSYGAMGGLMTSIDDFSRYVAFHLAAWPPRNDAETGPVKRSSVREMHMPQTFRDLNPAFRFPGGRVTPMVTHYAYGLTWSRDGDGRDYIAHSGGLPGFGSQWRIMPEYGIGVIAYGNLTYANLGTINWAVLDTLVATAGLKPRRLPVSPILSQRKAELVSLLPDWNNAEKSPIFAENFFPDQSLENRRKKAQALFAKMGRIVRIGDLIPENQLRGHFLIEGEKANIDVFFTLTPENPALIQQLDLTEREK, from the coding sequence ATGAATCGAATTGCTTTACTTCTTCTTACGTTGTTATCGGCACGGGCGTTTGCTCAGACGGCAGCAACTAAATCCATTGATGCCTCTTCTCAGCAGAAAACCTACCAGCCTCCTGTTTTTACTGATGCCGACCGGTTGGCCAGAATCGCTGCTGTTTTTCCGGCACTCGATAAACTATATCAGGACTATGCCGCCAAAAACCACTATCCGGGCCTAACGTATGGCATTGTCGTCGACGGAAAGCTCGTGCATTCGGGCGGTATAGGCTATACCGATGTGGCCCGTAAAACCCTGGCAACACCAAAATCGGTATTTCGAATTGCCTCAATGACCAAAAGCATTACGGCACTGGCTATTCTGAAACTCCGCGATGAAGGCAAACTTCGGCTGGACGATCCTGTGGCGAAATACATTCCCGAAGCATCGAAGCTTATGTATCTCACCGCCGATGCACCCGCTATAACGGTGCGTAATCTGATGGCGCATTCGGCCGGTTTCCCCGAAGATAACCCCTGGGGCGACCGCCAGCTAGCCGATACCGATGCCGATCTGCTGGCGTTGCTCAAAGGCGGGGTATCGTTCTCCAATGTGCCGAATGTAGCCTACGAATATAGTAATCTTGGCTTTGCCATGCTGGGCCGAATCATCACCAACGTATCGGGTAAGCCCTATCAGCACTATATTACCGAAGCTATTCTGAAACCGTTGGGCATGACGCATACGGAGTGGGAATACACCCGTGTTCCGGCTGATCAACTGGCTCACGGCTACCGATGGCTGAATGAGCAGTGGGTCGAGGAGCCGCTATTGCACGACGGTAGCTATGGTGCAATGGGCGGCCTGATGACCTCAATCGACGATTTTAGCCGCTATGTAGCGTTTCATCTGGCAGCCTGGCCTCCCCGAAATGATGCCGAAACCGGCCCCGTTAAGCGGAGTTCGGTGCGGGAAATGCACATGCCCCAAACGTTTCGCGATCTGAATCCGGCGTTTCGGTTTCCGGGCGGACGCGTTACGCCGATGGTTACGCATTATGCCTATGGCTTAACCTGGAGCCGCGATGGCGACGGACGCGACTACATTGCCCACAGCGGTGGCTTACCGGGGTTCGGCAGCCAGTGGCGGATCATGCCCGAGTATGGCATTGGCGTCATTGCTTACGGTAACCTGACCTACGCCAATCTGGGGACAATCAACTGGGCCGTGCTCGATACACTAGTGGCGACGGCCGGACTCAAACCCCGTCGATTGCCGGTTTCGCCCATTCTTAGCCAGCGAAAAGCCGAGTTGGTTAGCCTATTGCCCGATTGGAACAACGCCGAAAAGAGCCCAATTTTTGCTGAGAACTTCTTTCCCGATCAGTCGCTGGAGAACCGTCGGAAAAAGGCGCAGGCTCTGTTTGCCAAAATGGGCCGCATTGTTCGGATAGGCGATTTAATACCGGAAAACCAGTTGCGTGGCCATTTTCTGATAGAAGGCGAAAAGGCCAATATCGACGTATTTTTCACCTTAACCCCCGAAAACCCGGCCCTGATTCAACAATTGGACCTGACCGAGCGGGAGAAATGA
- a CDS encoding IS5 family transposase: MTKQWQPLTDPQWDAISPFFDLKRKRKHELRQIINVILWLLRTGCQWRNLPPQWPNWQAVYYYFDRWKQDGTFERINAALNQSDRKRVGKEAQPSVLCIDAQSVKLNPMICEHRGMDVNKRVNGRKREFVVDTDGRLWVVDVHAANEAEGPASISLIGTILWRVGERLEKVYGDQAYNGAFAQALTEWSIDFEKASRPESTQGFVPVAKRWVVERSIAWTNFFRRIVKDYEYTLSSSVSWLYLANIQIMLQRL, encoded by the coding sequence ATGACCAAACAGTGGCAACCACTGACCGACCCTCAATGGGACGCAATTTCGCCTTTCTTTGACCTCAAACGCAAGCGAAAACATGAATTGCGCCAGATCATCAACGTTATTCTGTGGCTGCTGCGAACCGGTTGTCAATGGCGGAACCTGCCACCGCAATGGCCTAACTGGCAGGCGGTTTACTATTACTTTGACCGCTGGAAGCAGGACGGCACCTTCGAACGAATCAACGCAGCCTTGAATCAATCAGACCGAAAACGAGTGGGTAAGGAAGCTCAGCCATCTGTTCTATGCATTGATGCACAAAGTGTTAAGTTAAATCCCATGATCTGCGAACACCGGGGTATGGACGTCAATAAACGCGTCAACGGGCGAAAACGAGAGTTCGTCGTGGATACCGACGGCCGCTTGTGGGTGGTCGATGTGCATGCGGCAAATGAAGCAGAAGGACCGGCGTCAATTTCTCTGATTGGGACAATCCTTTGGCGAGTTGGGGAACGCCTGGAGAAGGTTTACGGCGATCAGGCTTACAATGGAGCTTTTGCCCAGGCATTAACCGAGTGGAGCATCGATTTCGAGAAGGCTTCGCGTCCCGAATCAACCCAAGGTTTTGTGCCTGTGGCCAAGCGATGGGTCGTTGAACGGAGCATTGCCTGGACGAATTTCTTCCGGCGCATCGTCAAAGATTACGAGTACACGCTATCTTCTTCGGTGAGTTGGCTGTATTTAGCAAACATTCAGATCATGCTACAACGCCTTTGA
- a CDS encoding RHS repeat-associated core domain-containing protein yields MELAALSSGTSTSRDRFNGKENLAEIGNGMLDFGARFYDATIGRWGLIDPLAEKATHWSPYRLGFDNPVSVTDPTGMFEYSNGYTTQDSKDITGAMEFNGVFQNGGSDGPRKGQTNGNQEPIKGGGFPKGEIKSTIEQNAIVRSKEFGWWFTPEERAMQIGTDIAGTAEFGYGLFKLGKQSIGLLRNADDATHVTQSIDNVISTELRYEKQVNEHVLGGTQLGNNSYLMSTLEAKSVLRAAHNGEAKVLSINMSQNRVYVQYEHVIGYYNNNGIIVPTNTFLIKGGKSATVVPVHPNIKTFRACWGIEKS; encoded by the coding sequence ATCGAACTAGCCGCTCTCAGCAGTGGCACCAGCACCAGCCGAGACCGCTTCAACGGCAAGGAGAATCTGGCCGAGATCGGCAACGGTATGCTCGACTTCGGCGCCCGCTTCTACGATGCCACCATTGGCCGATGGGGACTCATCGACCCACTGGCCGAAAAAGCCACTCACTGGTCACCCTACCGATTGGGCTTCGACAACCCCGTCAGTGTCACCGACCCAACGGGTATGTTCGAGTACAGTAATGGCTACACCACGCAGGACAGCAAGGACATCACCGGGGCCATGGAGTTCAACGGGGTGTTCCAGAATGGTGGAAGTGACGGACCGAGGAAAGGGCAGACAAATGGGAATCAGGAACCCATTAAAGGGGGCGGTTTTCCAAAAGGCGAGATAAAGTCTACTATTGAACAGAATGCTATTGTCCGTTCAAAAGAGTTTGGCTGGTGGTTCACTCCTGAAGAGCGTGCAATGCAAATAGGAACTGACATAGCAGGTACAGCAGAATTTGGCTATGGACTATTCAAATTGGGCAAACAGTCTATTGGCTTACTCCGAAATGCTGATGATGCCACTCATGTTACTCAATCAATAGATAATGTTATATCAACCGAATTAAGGTATGAAAAACAAGTCAATGAACATGTTTTAGGAGGCACGCAACTAGGCAATAACAGTTATTTAATGTCTACACTTGAAGCTAAAAGTGTTTTGAGAGCAGCACATAATGGTGAAGCAAAAGTTTTAAGCATAAATATGTCACAGAACAGAGTATACGTTCAATATGAACATGTTATAGGTTATTATAATAATAATGGAATAATTGTTCCTACAAATACTTTTCTCATTAAAGGAGGTAAATCAGCCACTGTAGTTCCTGTTCATCCCAATATTAAAACCTTTAGAGCGTGTTGGGGAATTGAAAAGAGTTGA
- a CDS encoding CPCC family cysteine-rich protein, which produces MMNSNKIKCACCNLSTLEAGTVSDICPVCFWQKDFYQEEHINDSGGPNLVSLQDAKENYRIWGAIEKRFINLVRLPKKDELE; this is translated from the coding sequence ATGATGAATTCAAACAAAATAAAGTGCGCCTGTTGTAATCTTTCTACATTAGAAGCAGGGACAGTTTCTGATATTTGCCCAGTTTGTTTTTGGCAAAAAGACTTTTACCAGGAAGAGCATATTAACGATAGCGGGGGCCCCAATTTAGTCTCTTTACAAGATGCTAAAGAAAATTATAGAATTTGGGGCGCAATTGAAAAGAGGTTTATCAATTTAGTACGTCTCCCCAAAAAAGATGAGCTAGAATAA
- a CDS encoding response regulator transcription factor yields MPARILFVEDDVNLGFVIRDTLENVPFLVTHCTNGSDAWAVFQAGSYDLCLLDVMLPQTDGFALARQIRAVNTQIPILFLSALTNKTDRLEGLRLGADDYLTKPFSIEELILKINVFLRRTGNHADRPSSAAPLLDRQNLTLHLNGQSQILTHREADVMAYLLERPNTLVRRDELLRAVWGDDDYFMGRSLDVFISRLRKRLAQAPDIRIENVHGVGFLLRR; encoded by the coding sequence ATGCCCGCCCGTATTCTGTTTGTTGAAGATGATGTCAATCTAGGTTTCGTGATCCGCGATACGCTGGAAAACGTACCGTTTCTGGTTACACATTGTACCAATGGTTCCGATGCCTGGGCCGTTTTTCAGGCAGGTTCCTATGACTTGTGTTTGCTTGATGTGATGCTCCCACAGACCGACGGCTTTGCGCTGGCCCGACAAATTCGGGCCGTAAATACGCAGATACCGATTTTGTTCCTGAGTGCGCTGACCAATAAAACAGACCGCCTGGAAGGCCTTCGGCTTGGGGCCGACGACTATCTGACTAAACCCTTCAGCATTGAAGAGCTAATCTTGAAAATCAATGTATTTCTGCGCCGTACGGGTAACCATGCCGATCGCCCATCGTCGGCGGCTCCTCTGCTCGACCGGCAAAATCTAACCCTTCACCTGAATGGACAGTCGCAGATACTGACCCACCGTGAAGCCGATGTGATGGCTTATTTACTTGAGCGCCCAAACACGCTTGTTCGTCGCGACGAACTGCTGCGGGCCGTGTGGGGCGATGACGATTACTTTATGGGCCGTAGTCTCGATGTATTCATTTCCAGACTCCGTAAACGGCTGGCCCAGGCCCCTGACATCCGTATAGAAAATGTGCATGGTGTAGGATTCCTTTTACGGCGCTAA
- a CDS encoding HAD-IIA family hydrolase: MQLDDFREVASKYKVIFFDAFGVLKNYEGVLPGVENTFNWLIENGKEFYVLTNDASRGPQELAESYYRQGFYAITPERIISSGMLAREYLDLKVNHGTVAYLGTESSAHYLETADLKTLPISQVDLADIDDINALVLLDDEGYDWNTDLNKTVNLLRKRNIPVIVANTDETYPVSKTRIAIAIGAVAEMIETIVGKKFIRFGKPDAQLFMFAYERLENVVPRGIETPQDGHVSKRDVLMVGDTLRTDILGGNKFGLDTMLVLTGNTQAKDVDVQISSTGIIPTYICESVVF, translated from the coding sequence ATGCAACTTGACGATTTCCGAGAAGTAGCCTCTAAATACAAAGTCATTTTTTTCGATGCATTTGGCGTTTTGAAAAATTATGAGGGCGTTCTGCCTGGCGTCGAAAATACCTTTAACTGGCTCATCGAAAACGGAAAGGAATTTTATGTGCTTACTAACGATGCCTCCCGTGGACCGCAGGAACTGGCCGAGTCGTATTACCGACAGGGCTTCTATGCCATTACGCCCGAACGGATCATATCGTCGGGAATGCTGGCCCGCGAATACCTCGACCTGAAAGTCAATCACGGCACGGTAGCTTATCTGGGTACCGAAAGTTCGGCGCATTATCTGGAAACCGCCGACTTGAAAACGCTTCCAATCAGCCAGGTCGATCTGGCCGATATTGACGACATCAATGCGCTGGTTTTGCTCGACGACGAAGGCTACGATTGGAACACTGATCTTAACAAAACAGTCAATCTGCTGCGTAAACGCAATATTCCGGTCATTGTCGCCAACACCGACGAAACCTACCCCGTTTCAAAAACCCGCATAGCCATTGCCATTGGAGCCGTGGCCGAAATGATCGAAACAATCGTTGGTAAAAAATTTATCCGCTTCGGAAAACCCGATGCGCAATTGTTCATGTTCGCCTATGAACGGCTCGAAAACGTGGTTCCTCGTGGTATTGAAACTCCTCAAGATGGCCATGTCAGCAAGCGGGATGTGCTGATGGTAGGCGATACTCTGCGTACCGACATTCTGGGCGGGAATAAATTTGGGCTGGATACGATGCTGGTTCTGACGGGCAACACACAGGCAAAAGACGTCGACGTTCAAATTTCCAGTACCGGCATTATTCCAACCTACATCTGCGAATCGGTTGTTTTTTGA
- a CDS encoding NADPH:quinone oxidoreductase family protein, whose protein sequence is MKAILCKQFGPPESLVLDEIPSLKASADHVVIRVKACGVNFPDTLMIEGKYQFKPPFPFSPGGEVAGVVTDVGEGVRHLNVGDNVFSLTGHGGFAEEVIGKAATTLPMPAGMDYVTAASTMYTYGTSYHALKDRAALQPGETLLVLGAAGGVGLAAVQLAVLMGARVIAAASNDEKLAICRQMGASETINYSTEDLRERLRELTNGNGVDVVYDPVGDQYAEPCIRSLAWKGRYLVVGFAAGSIPNIPLNLALLKGASIVGVFWGAFAQREPRVSMANFQQILTWIETGQLRQHIYRTYSLPEAPQALRALMNRQVIGKAVVVM, encoded by the coding sequence ATGAAAGCCATTTTATGCAAACAGTTCGGCCCACCCGAGTCGCTTGTTCTCGACGAGATACCATCGCTCAAGGCTTCAGCCGATCATGTCGTTATCCGTGTAAAAGCCTGTGGCGTCAATTTCCCCGACACGCTGATGATTGAAGGTAAATATCAGTTCAAACCGCCGTTTCCATTCTCGCCCGGTGGCGAGGTGGCCGGTGTTGTTACCGACGTGGGCGAGGGCGTCAGACACCTGAACGTGGGCGACAATGTATTTTCGCTGACCGGGCACGGTGGTTTTGCCGAAGAAGTGATTGGCAAAGCCGCCACTACCCTACCCATGCCTGCTGGTATGGATTACGTAACGGCCGCATCGACCATGTATACCTATGGCACCTCCTATCATGCGCTAAAAGATCGGGCGGCTCTACAGCCGGGCGAAACCTTGCTGGTGCTTGGCGCTGCGGGTGGAGTTGGGCTGGCAGCCGTTCAGTTAGCTGTGCTGATGGGCGCGCGGGTTATTGCGGCTGCATCAAACGATGAGAAACTAGCTATTTGTCGGCAGATGGGCGCATCTGAAACTATTAATTATAGCACGGAAGACCTGCGCGAGCGTCTGCGCGAACTTACGAATGGCAACGGTGTCGATGTTGTCTATGATCCTGTTGGCGACCAGTATGCGGAACCCTGCATCCGTTCGCTGGCCTGGAAAGGGCGCTATCTGGTAGTTGGTTTTGCGGCCGGTTCAATTCCTAACATACCGCTAAATCTGGCCTTGCTCAAAGGAGCCTCCATTGTTGGTGTGTTCTGGGGAGCCTTCGCACAACGTGAACCTCGCGTTAGCATGGCCAATTTCCAGCAGATTTTGACCTGGATCGAAACGGGTCAGCTCCGGCAACACATTTATCGAACCTACTCACTGCCCGAAGCTCCCCAAGCCCTCCGCGCCCTAATGAACCGCCAGGTTATCGGCAAGGCCGTAGTAGTTATGTAG
- a CDS encoding HAMP domain-containing sensor histidine kinase has protein sequence MARLRLLVVLSVLSIIGILTMQAIWVRNAYALRERQFRQSAFIALQDVADEVARLNRFTLNRYAVTQLSADYFIVNTDAPIDPVTLEGFIQKSLQQHNLITDYEYGIYNCETDRMVYGAYVSTGGTAISKTKNLPKFPRYTYYFGIRFPHQSGFIAGQLNGWVWSTVVVLLVVTIFGYTLIVVLRQRRLTEVQRDFINNITHELQTPVSTIRVAADVLQSDAILSQPDRLKQYARVLGEESRRLQHQVNSVLQLARSQRTGFVLNKTDVDLHKLMETAALASAPSVSLDLRAPNAHILADHYHLETILNNLIDNALKYCDTSPDVVLHTRQEGDKLVWSVSDNGIGIAPEYHKAVFRQFFRVPSGHTHNVKGFGLGLYYVGQVIRAHKWHLKLTSAPGQGSVFSVTSPLLTSLNKTGRTESTPTGTVFR, from the coding sequence ATGGCACGCCTTCGCCTGCTGGTTGTTTTATCGGTATTGTCCATTATTGGCATTCTGACCATGCAAGCCATCTGGGTACGCAATGCCTACGCCCTGCGCGAACGCCAGTTTCGGCAATCAGCATTTATTGCCCTACAGGATGTAGCCGACGAAGTAGCCCGACTCAACCGCTTTACGTTGAACCGGTATGCCGTCACCCAGCTCTCTGCCGACTATTTCATTGTCAATACCGATGCGCCCATCGACCCCGTTACACTGGAAGGATTTATTCAGAAATCGCTCCAGCAACATAACCTCATCACCGACTACGAATATGGTATATACAACTGCGAAACCGACCGCATGGTCTACGGAGCGTATGTCAGCACGGGTGGTACGGCTATTTCGAAAACGAAAAACCTGCCTAAATTTCCCCGATACACCTATTATTTCGGTATCCGGTTTCCGCACCAGTCGGGTTTTATTGCGGGCCAACTGAATGGCTGGGTATGGTCGACGGTTGTGGTTTTACTAGTCGTGACCATCTTCGGCTATACGCTGATTGTGGTGCTGCGGCAACGTCGGTTAACCGAAGTGCAGCGCGATTTCATCAATAATATCACACACGAACTTCAAACCCCCGTTTCTACTATCCGCGTAGCCGCCGATGTGCTCCAGTCCGACGCCATTCTTTCCCAACCCGATCGGCTCAAACAATATGCCCGTGTTCTGGGCGAAGAAAGTCGGCGGCTGCAACATCAGGTAAACAGCGTGCTGCAACTGGCCCGGTCGCAACGTACGGGCTTCGTTCTCAACAAAACCGATGTCGATCTGCACAAACTGATGGAAACCGCTGCGCTGGCATCGGCCCCTTCTGTATCGCTCGACTTACGGGCACCCAACGCGCATATACTGGCCGATCACTATCATCTGGAAACGATTCTGAACAACCTGATCGACAATGCGCTGAAATATTGCGACACATCGCCCGACGTAGTACTGCACACCCGCCAGGAAGGCGATAAACTCGTTTGGTCGGTCAGCGACAATGGCATCGGTATTGCGCCCGAATACCATAAGGCAGTTTTCCGGCAATTTTTTCGGGTACCCTCCGGGCATACTCATAACGTGAAGGGGTTTGGCCTGGGGCTGTACTATGTTGGGCAGGTTATTCGTGCCCATAAATGGCACCTGAAACTGACCAGTGCGCCGGGCCAGGGTAGTGTGTTTAGCGTTACATCGCCCCTCCTGACCAGTCTGAATAAGACCGGTCGAACCGAATCGACCCCTACCGGAACCGTTTTTCGCTAA
- a CDS encoding DUF1573 domain-containing protein, whose amino-acid sequence MKRILFFGSLIVLMASVAMTVPAAVFNWSKSTHDFGRIVQGKPVTAEFSFKNKGELPLVINYAKGSCGCTGVDYPKEPIMPGQSGTIKATFNAAASGAFNKTVTVESNAEGGMQTLYIKGEVVKEGASAQ is encoded by the coding sequence ATGAAACGGATACTATTTTTTGGATCGCTGATTGTGTTGATGGCTTCTGTTGCCATGACGGTGCCTGCTGCTGTATTTAACTGGAGCAAGTCGACCCACGATTTTGGCCGTATTGTTCAGGGAAAACCCGTAACGGCTGAGTTCTCGTTCAAAAATAAAGGAGAGTTGCCGCTCGTCATCAATTATGCAAAAGGCTCCTGTGGCTGTACGGGCGTTGACTATCCCAAAGAGCCGATTATGCCGGGGCAATCGGGAACGATCAAGGCTACGTTCAATGCGGCTGCATCAGGTGCTTTCAACAAAACCGTAACGGTCGAATCGAACGCCGAAGGCGGAATGCAGACGCTGTATATTAAAGGAGAGGTGGTGAAAGAAGGAGCTTCGGCGCAATAA